In one Myxocyprinus asiaticus isolate MX2 ecotype Aquarium Trade chromosome 29, UBuf_Myxa_2, whole genome shotgun sequence genomic region, the following are encoded:
- the LOC127419721 gene encoding potassium voltage-gated channel subfamily A member 10-like → MTVQAGKTEVVLVDFEGMENTDNSINNFNDPDYPNGMTALTVDIPDFGPGNTYTTKVLSHKEKLPQNLEVLQSPVLSPHARRGRASCASLISNWKLLVNSEGTQSETIFSKLAKECYEDLFVDKRCLDDGEQKVIINIAGLRFETHMKTLNQFPDTLLGDPMKRMDYFDPMRNEYFFDRNRPSFDGILYYYQSGGKIRRPANVPLDVFADEITFYELGQEAMEQFREEEGFIKDVEIPLPSNEFYRQFWLLFEYPESSNAARGVALISIFVIVISIVIFCIETLPEFREDLEIFPTMGLSLNQTQSMGFPSGSPTSATPKTISSTFSDPFFIIETACIIWFSFELSVRFLVCPSKREFFNNIMNMIDIVSIIPYFVTLITEIVTSTNKSNTGQNMSLAILRIIRLVRVFRIFKLSRHSKGLQILGQTLKASMRELGLLIFFLFIGVILFSSAIYFAEVDEPNTQFVSIPDGFWWAVVTMTTVGYGDMCPITLGGKIVGTLCAIAGVLTIALPVPVIVSNFNYFYHRETEQEDKQPIAEAAEQTAKSENATKHGSSSSLNRANGNWQTDKSKC, encoded by the coding sequence ATGACTGTCCAAGCTGGAAAGACAGAGGTTGTTCTTGTTGACTTTGAGGGTATGGAGAACACTGACAACAGCATAAACAACTTCAATGATCCAGATTATCCCAATGGGATGACGGCTTTGACAGTAGACATACCAGACTTTGGGCCTGGCAACACTTATACTACAAAAGTGTTGTCGCATAAAGAGAAGCTCCCACAGAATCTGGAGGTACTGCAATCACCTGTCTTGTCTCCTCACGCCAGGAGAGGGCGTGCTAGTTGTGCTAGTCTAATTTCCAACTGGAAATTACTTGTGAACAGTGAAGGGACACAAAGTGAGACTATCTTTAGTAAACTTGCCAAAGAATGCTACGAGGACTTGTTTGTTGACAAGCGATGTCTCGATGATGGGGAACAGAAGGTCATCATTAACATTGCCGGTCTTCGGTTCGAAACACACATGAAGACCCTCAACCAGTTTCCTGATACTCTTCTGGGAGACCCTATGAAAAGAATGGACTATTTTGACCCAATGAGAAATGAGTATTTCTTTGATCGCAATCGTCCAAGTTTTGATGGGATCTTGTACTACTATCAGTCAGGAGGCAAGATCCGTCGGCCCGCAAACGTACCTTTAGATGTCTTCGCAGATGAGATCACCTTCTATGAGCTAGGACAGGAAGCCATGGAACAGTTCCGCGAGGAGGAAGGCTTCATTAAAGACGTTGAAATCCCTTTGCCTTCCAATGAGTTCTACAGACAGTTCTGGCTGCTTTTTGAATATCCAGAGAGCTCAAATGCAGCCCGAGGAGTTGCTCTCATTTCCATCTTTGTTATTGTCATCTCCATCGTCATATTCTGCATTGAGACTCTCCCAGAATTCCGTGAGGACCTCGAGATTTTTCCAACCATGGGTCTTTCCTTGAACCAGACCCAGAGCATGGGCTTTCCCTCAGGTTCTCCAACAAGCGCCACTCCCAAAACCATTTCGAGCACCTTCTCTGACCCCTTTTTCATCATTGAGACTGCTTGTATCATCTGGTTCTCTTTTGAGCTAAGTGTGCGTTTCTTGGTCTGCCCCAGCAAACGGGAATTCTTCAACAACATCATGAACATGATTGACATTGTGTCCATTATTCCCTATTTTGTAACCTTGATAACTGAAATAGTGACCTCTACCAATAAGTCCAATACGGGGCAGAATATGTCCCTGGCCATCCTACGAATCATCAGACTGGTGCGAGTCTTCAGGATCTTCAAGCTATCCAGGCACTCCAAAGGGTTGCAGATCCTGGGCCAGACACTAAAGGCCAGCATGAGGGAACTTGGGCTGCTCATCTTCTTTCTCTTTATTGGGGTCATTTTGTTCTCCAGCGCCATCTATTTCGCTGAGGTGGACGAACCCAACACTCAATTTGTTAGCATTCCTGATGGATTCTGGTGGGCTGTTGTTACCATGACCACAGTGGGTTACGGAGACATGTGTCCCATAACACTAGGTGGTAAGATTGTGGGCACTCTATGTGCCATTGCCGGAGTGTTGACCATCGCCCTGCCAGTGCCTGTAATAGTCTCAAATTTCAACTACTTCTACCATAGAGAGACAGAGCAGGAGGACAAGCAGCCCATAGCTGAAGCTGCAGAACAAACTGCAAAGTCAGAGAATGCTACAAAACATGGAAGTAGTTCCTCTCTGAACAGAGCAAATGGAAACTGGCAGACAGACAAATCAAAGTGTTAA